A window from Desmodus rotundus isolate HL8 unplaced genomic scaffold, HLdesRot8A.1 manual_scaffold_236, whole genome shotgun sequence encodes these proteins:
- the LOC128780079 gene encoding cytochrome P450 2A13-like gives MLASGLLLVALLACLTIMILMSVWQQRKLWGKLPPGPPALPFIGNYLQLNTEQMYNSLMKISQRYGPVFTVHLGPRRVVVLCGHEAVKEALVDQADEFSGRGEQATFNWLTKGYGVAFANGERAKQLRRFSITTLRDFGVGKRGIEERIQEEAGFLLQAFRDTGGAFIDPTFFLSRTVSNVISSIVFGDRFDYEDKEFLSLLRMMLGSFQFTATSTGQLYEMFYSVMKHLPGPQQQAFKELQGLEDFIAKKVEQNQRTLDPNSPRDFIDSFLIRMQEIQKNPNTEFYLKNLVMTTLNLFFAGTETVSTTLRYGFLLLMKHPDVAAKVHEEIDRVIGKNRQPKFEDRAKMPYTEAVIHEIQTFGDMIPMGLARRVTKDTKFRNFLLPKGTEVFPMLGSVLRDPKFFSNPLDFNPQHFLDEKGQFKKNDAFVPFSIGKRYCFGEGLARMELFLFLSTIMQNFHFKSPQPPQDINVSPKHVGFATIPPNYTMSFLPR, from the exons ATGCTGGCCTCAGGGCTGCTCCTGGTGGCTTTGCTGGCCTGCCTCACTATAATGATCTTGATGTCTGTCTGGCAACAAAGGAAGCTCTGGGGAAAGCTGCCTCCTGGCCCACCTGCATTGCCCTTCATCGGCAACTACCTGCAGCTGAACACAGAGCAGATGTACAACTCCCTCATGAAG ATCAGCCAGCGCTACGGTCCTGTGTTCACGGTCCACTTGGGCCCCCGGcgtgttgtggtgctgtgtggCCACGAGGCTGTGAAGGAGGCTCTGGTGGACCAGGCGGACGAATTCAGTGGGCGAGGCGAGCAGGCCACCTTCAACTGGCTCACCAAAGGCTATG GCGTGGCTTTCGCAAATGGGGAGCGCGCCAAGCAGCTCCGGCGCTTCTCCATCACAACGCTGCGGGACTTCGGAGTGGGCAAGCGGGGCATCGAAGAGCGAATCCAGGAGGAGGCAGGCTTCCTCCTCCAGGCCTTTCGGGACACAGGCG GCGCCTTCATAGACCCCACCTTCTTCCTGAGCCGAACTGTCTCCAATGTCATCAGCTCCATTGTCTTTGGGGACCGCTTTGACTATGAGGACAAAGAGTTCCTGTCACTGCTGCGCATGATGCTGGGAAGCTTCCAGTTCACAGCTACATCTACAGGGCAG CTCTATGAGATGTTCTACTCAGTGATGAAacacctgccagggccacagCAACAGGCATTTAAGGAGCTTCAGGGGCTGGAGGACTTTATAGCCAAGAAGGTGGAGCAGAACCAACGCACGCTGGATCCCAACTCCCCGCGGGACTTTATTGACTCCTTCCTCATCCGCATGCAGGAGATACAA AAGAACCCCAACACAGAGTTCTACTTGAAGAACCTGGTAATGACCACACTGAACCTTTTCTTTGCGGGCACCGAGACGGTCAGCACAACCCTGCGTTATGGCTTCCTCCTGCTCATGAAGCACCCAGATGTGGCAG CCAAGGTCCATGAAGAGATTGACCGGGTGATTGGCAAGAACCGGCAGCCCAAGTTCGAAGACCGAGCCAAGATGCCCTACACAGAGGCAGTAATCCACGAGATCCAAACATTTGGAGACATGATCCCCATGGGCCTGGCCCGTAGAGTCACCAAGGACACCAAGTTTCGGAACTTCCTGCTCCCCAAG gGCACCGAAGTGTTTCCGATGCTGGGCTCCGTGCTGAGGGACCCCAAGTTTTTCTCCAACCCTCTTGATTTCAACCCTCAGCACTTCCTAGATGAGAAGGGGCAGTTTAAGAAGAATGATGCTTTTGTGCCCTTCTCCATAG GAAAGCGGTACTGTTTTGGAGAAGGCCTGGCTAGAATGgagctctttctcttcctcagcaCCATCATGCAGAACTTCCACTTCAAGTCCCCGCAGCCACCCCAGGACATCAATGTGTCCCCCAAACATGTGGGCTTTGCCACCATCCCTCCTAACTACACCATGAGCTTCCTGCCCCGCTGA